In a single window of the Parafrankia irregularis genome:
- a CDS encoding LCP family protein, whose product MPGGTRLPSHLGLHEGGGLGRSQGGRGLAGHLGLSVLALCSVTVLLFSVGGWSVATYSDRNVTRLGLDLGGDDKSAKHDVANYLLVGNDSRAGTNGEYGDEPGQHSDTTILMHVAADGATTMLSFPRDTLVTIPAYTDNAGKKHREHKGKFNSALHDGGPQLLVNMIQNLTGMQVDHYVAVDLAGFKKITDAIGGVDVCVLPSDFVDHFKDDNGRSRVSTNTKDSMSGWVGGPGTVHVNGDQALAFVRQRHGFRAGDIARIQRQQQFLGAVFHKAMSGDVLTNPLKSSALLRAATGAVTLDDDTSLDELLDLALSMKGMTGGMNVTTLPTRSPGLTDGGNPEDGTLPPYGSVQLYDPVDLAKIVVPLGGHVEDVDLDDTAAPGAAGTPDPGATPGPVTVPADQVTVSVYNGSTTSGLAAKATTALTGQGFHATNAGNTDSKKYTAPRVLYGPGQQEAAWTVQAAVPGSISRADPTITGIHLILGSEYTGVVTPTVTGTTTGTAPATAAAPAPAPESPAAQGQAPPTCTL is encoded by the coding sequence ATGCCAGGCGGGACGCGACTTCCCTCGCACCTGGGCCTGCACGAGGGTGGCGGGCTCGGGCGGTCGCAGGGTGGGCGTGGGCTCGCCGGGCACCTCGGTCTGTCGGTGCTTGCCCTGTGCTCCGTGACCGTGCTGCTGTTCAGCGTGGGCGGCTGGTCCGTTGCCACCTATTCGGACCGCAACGTCACGCGCCTCGGGCTCGACCTGGGCGGTGACGACAAGTCCGCGAAGCATGACGTGGCCAACTACCTGCTCGTCGGCAACGACAGCCGCGCGGGCACCAACGGCGAATACGGCGACGAGCCCGGCCAGCATTCGGACACCACCATTCTGATGCATGTCGCCGCCGACGGCGCCACCACGATGCTCTCCTTTCCACGTGACACCCTCGTCACCATCCCCGCTTACACCGACAACGCTGGCAAGAAACACCGGGAACACAAGGGCAAGTTCAACTCGGCGCTGCACGACGGTGGCCCCCAGCTGCTGGTGAACATGATCCAGAACCTCACCGGCATGCAGGTCGACCACTATGTGGCGGTCGACCTGGCCGGTTTCAAGAAGATCACCGACGCGATCGGCGGGGTCGACGTCTGCGTGCTGCCCTCGGATTTCGTGGACCATTTCAAGGACGACAACGGCCGCTCGCGGGTGAGCACCAACACCAAGGACTCGATGAGCGGCTGGGTTGGCGGTCCGGGCACGGTGCATGTCAACGGCGATCAGGCACTCGCGTTCGTCCGCCAACGGCACGGTTTTCGTGCCGGCGACATCGCCCGGATCCAGCGCCAACAGCAGTTCCTCGGCGCCGTGTTCCACAAGGCCATGAGCGGTGACGTCCTCACCAACCCGCTCAAGTCGTCCGCCCTGCTGCGGGCGGCGACCGGGGCGGTGACCCTCGACGATGACACCAGTCTCGACGAGCTCCTGGACCTGGCGCTGTCCATGAAGGGCATGACGGGCGGGATGAACGTGACAACGTTGCCCACGCGCTCCCCCGGTCTCACCGACGGCGGAAACCCCGAGGACGGGACGCTGCCTCCGTATGGGTCGGTCCAGCTCTACGACCCGGTCGACCTCGCGAAGATCGTCGTACCGTTGGGCGGGCACGTCGAGGACGTCGACCTCGACGACACGGCCGCTCCCGGTGCGGCCGGCACGCCCGACCCGGGAGCGACACCCGGGCCCGTGACGGTCCCGGCGGACCAGGTCACCGTCTCGGTCTACAACGGTTCGACCACATCCGGCCTCGCGGCGAAGGCGACGACCGCGCTCACGGGCCAGGGCTTCCACGCGACCAATGCGGGAAACACCGACTCGAAGAAGTACACGGCACCCCGCGTGCTGTACGGCCCCGGCCAGCAGGAGGCCGCGTGGACCGTGCAGGCGGCCGTACCCGGCTCGATCAGCCGCGCCGACCCGACCATCACCGGGATCCACCTGATCCTGGGCTCCGAGTACACCGGCGTGGTCACCCCCACCGTGACAGGCACGACCACCGGCACGGCGCCAGCCACCGCGGCCGCACCCGCACCCGCACCTGAAAGCCCCGCCGCGCAGGGCCAGGCCCCGCCGACCTGCACGCTGTAA
- a CDS encoding GDSL-type esterase/lipase family protein encodes MWAVVALALALTALVATAACAGAVAALVWPAEAAGARPEPTRRTDLAGQDGKNRQDGKNRQDGHLRVMVTGDSISQGREGDFTWRYRLWEHLRSGGVNARFVGPWTGTYVIPPAQPDEYPKVDAPISHDGAYRAGIDFPTENNAEWGWTALEAKQTIAGDVARYQPDILLVELGYNDLAYALNTPAGLVADLHTLLTRARAARPSIKVVLADVIHPTPLPGMSPDLNARISEYNELLARELPSWGTASSPVALAGLGATYQAATDTYDGVHPGGVGEFRVARAFADALATAFGFPPYLTPIPQTVPETMPSAPQSITAVKEGGIVTVRWSHSFGAGGYVLYSRDATLGREFTPSDLPLPADSWKFVLPDPAHTFEYYVRAVHGPHLSPASPTASTARVEALPMR; translated from the coding sequence ATGTGGGCCGTGGTCGCGCTGGCACTGGCCCTGACCGCACTCGTCGCGACCGCCGCCTGCGCGGGGGCCGTCGCGGCCCTGGTCTGGCCAGCCGAAGCCGCTGGGGCCAGACCGGAACCAACCCGCCGCACCGACCTGGCCGGGCAGGACGGGAAGAACAGGCAGGACGGGAAGAACAGGCAGGACGGACACCTGCGGGTGATGGTCACCGGTGACTCGATCAGCCAGGGCCGGGAGGGCGACTTCACCTGGCGCTATCGCCTGTGGGAGCACCTTCGCTCCGGCGGTGTGAACGCACGGTTCGTCGGCCCCTGGACAGGCACCTATGTCATCCCGCCCGCCCAGCCGGACGAGTATCCGAAGGTCGACGCACCGATCTCCCATGACGGGGCCTACCGGGCGGGCATCGACTTTCCCACGGAGAACAACGCCGAGTGGGGCTGGACCGCGCTGGAGGCCAAACAAACCATCGCCGGCGACGTCGCCCGGTACCAGCCGGACATCCTGCTCGTCGAGCTCGGTTACAACGATCTGGCGTATGCGCTCAACACGCCCGCCGGCCTCGTCGCGGATCTGCACACTCTCCTCACAAGAGCGCGCGCGGCCAGGCCGTCGATCAAGGTGGTGCTGGCGGACGTCATCCATCCCACGCCGCTGCCGGGCATGTCACCCGACCTCAACGCCAGGATCTCCGAGTACAACGAGTTGCTGGCCCGGGAGCTCCCGAGCTGGGGCACGGCCTCGTCCCCGGTGGCGCTCGCCGGCCTGGGAGCGACCTACCAGGCGGCGACCGACACGTATGACGGCGTCCATCCGGGCGGCGTGGGCGAGTTCCGGGTGGCCAGGGCGTTCGCCGACGCGCTGGCCACCGCGTTCGGCTTCCCGCCCTACCTCACACCGATACCGCAGACCGTCCCGGAGACCATGCCGTCGGCCCCGCAGTCGATCACCGCGGTCAAGGAGGGCGGCATCGTGACGGTGCGCTGGTCGCATTCGTTCGGCGCCGGCGGCTACGTCCTGTACTCACGGGATGCCACCCTCGGCCGTGAGTTCACCCCATCCGACCTGCCGCTGCCCGCCGACAGCTGGAAGTTCGTCCTGCCGGATCCGGCGCACACGTTCGAGTACTACGTGCGTGCCGTGCACGGCCCCCACCTGAGCCCCGCGTCCCCGACCGCGAGCACGGCACGCGTCGAGGCGCTGCCGATGCGCTGA
- a CDS encoding pyridoxamine 5'-phosphate oxidase family protein: MHATDATNLADLYDLPPVDWAFIQGRLEGGLTQAPGSGGPGRHTCWLTTLNADGSPHVTGIGALYVEGGLWFETGERTRKARNIARDPRCALSLATAEFDLVVEGRASQVTDPSVVAALAARWAGEGWPVSVDESGRALTAEFSAPSAGPPPWFVYRIDLTAATAVRTVDPGGATRWRF; this comes from the coding sequence ATGCACGCAACGGACGCGACCAACCTCGCCGACCTCTACGACCTGCCGCCGGTGGACTGGGCGTTCATCCAGGGGCGCCTCGAGGGCGGGCTCACCCAGGCCCCGGGCTCCGGTGGGCCCGGCCGGCACACCTGCTGGCTGACGACGCTCAATGCGGACGGCTCGCCACATGTCACCGGCATCGGGGCCCTGTATGTGGAAGGCGGCCTCTGGTTCGAGACCGGCGAGCGCACTCGCAAGGCGCGCAACATCGCCCGCGATCCGCGCTGCGCGCTGAGCCTGGCCACGGCCGAGTTCGATCTCGTGGTCGAGGGGCGGGCCAGCCAGGTCACCGATCCGTCGGTCGTCGCGGCACTGGCTGCCCGCTGGGCGGGGGAGGGCTGGCCGGTGTCGGTGGACGAGTCCGGCCGGGCCCTGACCGCCGAGTTCAGCGCGCCATCCGCCGGTCCGCCGCCCTGGTTCGTCTACCGGATCGATCTGACCGCGGCGACGGCCGTGCGGACTGTCGATCCCGGCGGCGCCACCCGGTGGCGTTTCTGA
- a CDS encoding ketoacyl-ACP synthase III family protein, with product MRTDAVVISAAAAWLPPRSEAPAESDDSADDPGYTSLTVSDGPSAPEMAVLAASTALERAGWDGAELDLVLHAWSYYQGHDFWSPAHYIADQLGAQAAQPIGIQQMCNGGAAALQTAATHLLADPSTARVLVTTADRFCPPGFDRWNSDFGVAYGDGASAVLVSRADLAGSTGGSAAGSIAGAVLGGGGAQLHLTSMSSVSAPSLEGMHRGNDTFSPAARANAPTVDTRRTKRAYLRRHGSSGYRAAERERVETLLRLALAEAELPRGTRPRCVVLPRVHRAPLESVFVPIVVDVTGAEPIDFGRETGHLGAGDLTAGIADLLESKILAPGETALVLSTGAGFTWSCAVLTAPAA from the coding sequence GTGAGGACAGATGCTGTCGTCATCAGTGCCGCCGCCGCCTGGCTCCCGCCTCGAAGCGAGGCTCCAGCCGAATCCGACGACTCCGCGGACGACCCCGGCTACACATCGCTGACCGTGTCGGACGGCCCCTCCGCTCCGGAGATGGCGGTGCTGGCGGCGAGCACGGCGCTGGAACGGGCCGGCTGGGACGGAGCGGAGCTGGACCTCGTCCTGCACGCCTGGAGCTACTACCAGGGGCACGACTTCTGGTCGCCAGCCCACTACATCGCCGACCAGCTCGGCGCCCAGGCCGCGCAGCCGATCGGCATCCAGCAGATGTGCAACGGCGGCGCGGCCGCGTTGCAGACCGCCGCGACGCACCTGCTCGCCGATCCGTCCACGGCCCGGGTGCTGGTCACCACCGCGGACCGCTTCTGCCCGCCCGGGTTCGACCGGTGGAACAGTGACTTCGGCGTCGCCTACGGGGACGGCGCGAGTGCCGTCCTGGTCAGCCGCGCCGACCTCGCGGGCTCCACCGGCGGCTCCGCTGCCGGCTCCATCGCCGGTGCGGTACTCGGCGGCGGCGGAGCCCAGCTTCACCTGACCTCGATGAGCTCCGTCTCCGCGCCGAGCCTGGAAGGCATGCACCGGGGCAACGACACCTTCTCCCCGGCGGCCCGCGCGAACGCTCCGACCGTCGACACGCGCCGGACGAAGCGGGCCTATCTGCGCCGCCACGGCAGCTCCGGGTACCGGGCCGCCGAGCGGGAACGGGTGGAGACGCTGCTGCGGCTGGCCCTGGCCGAGGCCGAGCTCCCCCGCGGAACGCGCCCGCGCTGTGTGGTCCTGCCGCGCGTGCACCGGGCCCCGCTGGAGTCCGTTTTCGTCCCGATCGTCGTGGATGTCACCGGCGCCGAACCGATCGACTTCGGCCGTGAGACGGGGCATCTGGGCGCCGGCGACCTCACCGCGGGGATCGCCGACCTGCTGGAGAGCAAGATCCTGGCCCCCGGCGAGACCGCGCTGGTACTCAGCACCGGAGCCGGGTTCACCTGGTCCTGCGCCGTCCTCACCGCCCCCGCCGCCTGA
- the hypE gene encoding hydrogenase expression/formation protein HypE yields the protein MADGGSADTSAADAGLTGGGSADAGAVDPSRWVCPRPLRDHSAVMLGHGGGGILSGELIEHLFLPAFGASPDQPMADAAVLEVGGIRLAFSTDSYVVRPLFFPGGGIGELAVHGTINDLACSGAAPIALSAGFILEEGLELGVLGRVAQAMGQAAARAGVRLVTGDTKVVERGLADGLYVNTSGIGVVPPGVDIRPERARPGDRVIISGPVGEHGVAVLSVRENLEFGGDVRSDTAALHGLVAAMLAVAPAGVHALRDPTRGGLATSLCEIAAASGTGVEFTEGAVPVPPVVEAACAFLGLDPLHVANEGKIVAFVAPEDADAVLAAMRTHPAGSEATIIGTVTAEHPGMVVGRTAFGTTRIVDRPLGEQLPRIC from the coding sequence ATGGCTGACGGTGGCTCGGCTGACACCAGCGCGGCCGACGCCGGCCTGACTGGCGGTGGCTCGGCTGACGCCGGCGCGGTGGATCCGTCCCGCTGGGTGTGCCCGCGCCCGCTGCGGGATCACAGCGCGGTGATGCTGGGGCACGGTGGCGGGGGCATCCTGTCCGGCGAGCTGATCGAGCACCTGTTCCTGCCCGCGTTCGGTGCGTCACCGGACCAGCCGATGGCCGATGCGGCGGTGCTGGAGGTGGGCGGCATCCGGCTCGCCTTCTCGACCGACTCGTATGTGGTCCGCCCGTTGTTCTTTCCGGGGGGCGGCATCGGCGAGCTGGCCGTCCACGGCACCATCAACGATCTCGCTTGCAGCGGCGCCGCCCCGATCGCGCTGTCCGCCGGCTTCATCCTGGAGGAGGGCCTGGAGCTGGGAGTTCTCGGTCGGGTGGCGCAGGCGATGGGGCAGGCCGCGGCCCGGGCCGGGGTGCGGCTGGTCACCGGCGACACCAAGGTCGTCGAGCGGGGGCTGGCGGACGGCCTCTACGTGAACACGAGTGGCATCGGTGTTGTGCCTCCGGGTGTCGACATCCGGCCGGAGCGGGCCCGGCCCGGTGACCGGGTGATCATCTCGGGGCCCGTCGGCGAGCACGGTGTGGCGGTGCTGAGCGTCCGTGAGAACCTGGAGTTCGGCGGGGACGTCCGATCGGACACCGCCGCCCTGCACGGGCTGGTCGCGGCGATGCTGGCGGTGGCGCCGGCCGGGGTGCACGCGCTGCGCGACCCGACCCGGGGAGGCCTCGCCACCAGCCTGTGCGAGATCGCCGCCGCCTCCGGCACCGGCGTCGAGTTCACCGAGGGAGCCGTGCCGGTCCCGCCGGTGGTGGAGGCGGCCTGCGCGTTCCTCGGCCTCGACCCGCTGCACGTCGCCAACGAGGGCAAGATCGTCGCATTCGTCGCACCCGAGGACGCCGACGCCGTGCTGGCGGCGATGCGAACTCATCCGGCCGGGAGCGAGGCGACGATCATCGGCACCGTGACCGCCGAGCATCCGGGGATGGTCGTCGGGCGCACCGCCTTCGGGACGACCCGCATCGTCGACCGCCCGCTCGGCGAGCAGCTGCCCCGCATCTGCTGA
- the hypD gene encoding hydrogenase formation protein HypD codes for MRYLREFRDPVLAARLVDAIATVATRRWTIMEVCGGQTHSIIRNGLDQLLAEQVEFVHGPGCPVCVTPLETIDRALAIAARPEVILCSFGDMLRVPGSDTDLFSVRARGGDVRVVYSPLDAVRLAEENPRREVVFLGIGFETTAPANAMAVVAARARGLRNFSMLVSHVLVPPAMAAVLAAPENRVRAFLAAGHVCAVMGTSQYEPLVTSHRVPIVVTGFEPLDLLDGVRTAVEQLEAGRAELANAYSRAVCADGNVVAQRTLDRTFTVCDRAWRGIGVIPGSGWRLADEYAEFDAEIRFDVTGLTAEESSECHSGDVLRGMIKPPQCPAFGGRCTPRTPLGATMVSTEGACAAYFQFRRLGADHG; via the coding sequence ATGAGGTATCTGCGGGAGTTCCGTGATCCCGTGCTCGCGGCCCGGCTCGTGGACGCGATCGCCACGGTCGCCACCCGCCGGTGGACGATCATGGAGGTCTGCGGTGGCCAGACCCACTCGATCATCCGTAACGGCCTCGACCAGCTGCTCGCCGAGCAGGTCGAGTTCGTCCACGGGCCGGGCTGCCCGGTGTGCGTCACCCCGCTGGAGACGATCGACCGGGCGCTGGCGATCGCCGCGCGGCCCGAGGTGATCCTCTGCTCGTTCGGTGACATGCTGCGGGTGCCCGGCAGTGACACGGACCTGTTCAGCGTCCGTGCGCGCGGCGGTGACGTCCGGGTGGTCTACTCACCGCTGGACGCGGTCCGCCTCGCCGAGGAGAACCCGCGCCGGGAGGTCGTGTTCCTCGGCATCGGCTTCGAGACGACCGCCCCGGCCAACGCCATGGCGGTGGTGGCGGCCCGGGCCCGCGGCCTGCGCAACTTCTCGATGCTGGTCAGCCACGTGCTGGTGCCACCGGCGATGGCCGCGGTGCTCGCGGCGCCGGAGAACCGGGTACGCGCCTTTCTCGCCGCCGGGCACGTGTGCGCCGTCATGGGGACGTCCCAGTACGAGCCGCTGGTGACGTCGCACCGGGTGCCGATCGTGGTCACCGGCTTCGAGCCGCTGGATCTGCTCGACGGGGTCCGCACCGCCGTCGAGCAGCTTGAGGCGGGGCGGGCCGAGCTGGCCAACGCCTACTCCCGGGCGGTGTGCGCCGACGGCAACGTGGTGGCCCAGCGCACCCTCGACCGGACGTTCACCGTGTGCGACCGGGCCTGGCGTGGCATCGGGGTCATCCCCGGTTCGGGCTGGCGGCTCGCGGACGAGTACGCCGAGTTCGACGCCGAGATCCGTTTCGACGTCACCGGCCTCACCGCCGAGGAGTCGTCCGAGTGCCACAGCGGTGACGTGTTGCGCGGCATGATCAAACCCCCGCAGTGCCCGGCGTTCGGCGGCCGGTGCACTCCGCGTACCCCGCTGGGAGCGACGATGGTGTCCACCGAGGGCGCGTGCGCCGCCTACTTCCAGTTCCGCAGGCTCGGTGCCGACCATGGCTGA